GATACTAAAAAAATCAGTCAATTGGAAAAAATACTACAGCAAGAAGCCTCTAAATCTAGCAGAACATCGTTTGTGTCTGAAGTGCTTTTTATGAAAAGTAACGCGATAGCAGTAGTCCTTTTAGCAGTAGTGCTAGGAATTTACTCGCAACTTCCCTATGAAAATGGTAGGCATTTGCAACCATTCAAATTGGAGGCAGGGCAAAATTTCAATCGAAAATAAGGCTCGTTCGCTGAAAAACAGAGGAAGCTAATGGAAGAAGTTGAGAAGCGAAAAGCGGGGCAAGAGCCCCTCGGAAAAATACATCGGTAACATTAGCCTCTATTGCGAGGAAACAAAGTAAAATCAAGGCTTTGCGGCAACGCCCGCAAAGCCTTTTTCGTGTTTTCTACGCGAATGAATAACATATAGGATTTTTTCCTACGCATTTATCATTTCTTTTCTGATAGTCAAAGAAGTGATATTGTGTGACAATTCAGAAGGAGATAAGCAGAAATAAAAAAAGGAAGGAGGACCTAATCGTTTATCATTTTTGATGTGTACGGTTTATCGGAAACAATCAAAATTTAGAGAAGTGAGGTAGATTTGATTATGGGAGCTCTTTGGAACTTTTTTAAATCTGGAGCGAATGCAACTCCGCTGACAGATGATAAAGAGATCAAATCCAAGTTTAATTTATTCCGGTGGCAAGTATTTGGTTCTATTACCATTGGTTACGCATTGTTCTATGTACTGCGTCTTAATTTCTCGGTTATCAAAAAACCCCTGATGTCTATGGGCATTTTGAATGCACAGCAATTGGGACTTATGGGTTCGGTATTCTTTATTACGTATGGTATTGGAAAATTCACCAACAGCTTTTTGGCAGATAGGGTTAATAATAAACGATTTTTTGCTTTCGGACTTTTAATTTCTTCGATTGCCAGTACCCTGATGGGTTTTTGTAATGAATTTATGCCCTTGGTTGTTTTATGGGGTATTAATGGTTGGTTCCAGTCTTTTGGTGCAGGTCCTTGCATTGTGGCCCTGAATCAATGGTTTACCAACAAAGAGCGCGGCACATACTATGGCATTTGGTTTACTAGCCATAATTTGGGTGCGGCCTTTACGTACTTGGTAACCGCTGTATTGGTTACTTCTTATAGCTGGCAGATGGGCTTCATCGTTCCTGGTATTGTTTGTGCTATAGGTTCAGTGGCGATCTTCTTCTTCATGCATGACCGTCCGGAAACCAATGGTTTGCCGAATGCGGAAGTGTACAAGGGCGAAGTGCAGCCGACGGCTATTAAAACGGATAAGACGGTTGCGCAGTTGCAATGGGAAGTTGTTAAAAATCCGGCCGTTTGGATTCTCGGGATGTCCAGTCTTTGTTGCTACATTACTCGCTACGCTATTGAGAGCTGGGGTGTTGTTTACCTGACTGCGGCTAAAGGTTATTCGACTGTAGGCGCTGCAGGCGTGCTTGGTGGCATGCAGATTGCCGGTATTCTTGGCGCCATGACTTGTGGTCTCTTCTCGGATAAATTTTTCAATCATAAACGTAACATGCCTTGCCTGATTTACGGTGTGTTATATGCTGGTTCCGTTGCTGCGTTCCTGTGGGCGCCGCAGAGCTTTACTATGGATATGATCAGCTTGTCGGTTTATGGCTGGGTTATGGGTGCCTTGGTATGCTACCTGGGCGGCCTGATGGCAGTTGATATTGTGCCGAAACGTGCGACTGGCGCTGCTATGGGTATGATCGGTCTTCTGAGCTATGCTGGTGCAGCGCTCCAAGAAGCCGTCAGTGGTTATTTTATCAATGCGCATATGACCATTGTTGAGGGCCAAAAAATATATGACTTCACCTATGCTGCTTATTTCTGGGTTGGTGCGGCTGTGCTTTCGGCGCTGCTGGCTTTGTTGGTTTGGAATGCCAAACCGAAAGAAATAGTTTGATTTTGTAATCATACAATCAATAAAATGAAAGAGGCTATGATCCTTGTAGATGGGATCATAGCCTCTTTTTTAACCTAAAAAGCCGTGCGAAATTACATTGAACGAAGGGATTGAAAGGAATTTTCTTTTGCTATGATGAATAGTATAAAAAATACGTAATTTTTGCAAGAATCTTTTTTCATTGGAGTTGGTGCTGTGTCAATCCGCCAAAAAACGTTTTTAATTTGTGCCGGCTTTGCCTTTGTTGGGTTGTTAACGGTAGTGGTTTTAGTGCGGTTGTTTTTCGGCATTCATATGGAAAATGTGGAGCGTCAAGCTTTTACTAGGGATGCACAGCGTATGGTACGTGCCGTGGCTTATGAAGTAGACGTCGTGTCTGATTTTGCCGCAGACTGGGCGGCGTGGGACGAAATGTATGCATACGTGCAAGGAGGTAATAATAAATTTGAAGAGACTTACT
This genomic window from uncultured Anaeromusa sp. contains:
- a CDS encoding MFS transporter, whose product is MGALWNFFKSGANATPLTDDKEIKSKFNLFRWQVFGSITIGYALFYVLRLNFSVIKKPLMSMGILNAQQLGLMGSVFFITYGIGKFTNSFLADRVNNKRFFAFGLLISSIASTLMGFCNEFMPLVVLWGINGWFQSFGAGPCIVALNQWFTNKERGTYYGIWFTSHNLGAAFTYLVTAVLVTSYSWQMGFIVPGIVCAIGSVAIFFFMHDRPETNGLPNAEVYKGEVQPTAIKTDKTVAQLQWEVVKNPAVWILGMSSLCCYITRYAIESWGVVYLTAAKGYSTVGAAGVLGGMQIAGILGAMTCGLFSDKFFNHKRNMPCLIYGVLYAGSVAAFLWAPQSFTMDMISLSVYGWVMGALVCYLGGLMAVDIVPKRATGAAMGMIGLLSYAGAALQEAVSGYFINAHMTIVEGQKIYDFTYAAYFWVGAAVLSALLALLVWNAKPKEIV